In one Modestobacter sp. L9-4 genomic region, the following are encoded:
- a CDS encoding helix-turn-helix domain-containing protein, whose amino-acid sequence MATTTAAQQRQQARVAYDAFLAACPSRQLFDRLSDKWVGLVLCALGGGTAGPDVAGSGVPGPLSWSELARALAGVSPKMLTQTLRSLERDGLVSRTVTPTVPVTVTYEATELGLSLHTMVRGMKSWAETHMDDVLAARAEHDARDLPGSAP is encoded by the coding sequence ATGGCGACGACCACGGCGGCACAGCAGCGGCAGCAGGCCCGGGTCGCCTACGACGCGTTCCTGGCGGCGTGCCCCAGTCGGCAGCTGTTCGACCGGCTGTCGGACAAGTGGGTGGGCCTGGTCCTGTGTGCGCTGGGTGGCGGCACGGCCGGCCCGGATGTCGCGGGCTCCGGCGTGCCCGGCCCGCTGAGCTGGTCGGAGCTGGCCCGCGCGCTGGCCGGGGTGAGCCCGAAGATGCTCACCCAGACGCTGCGCTCGCTGGAGCGCGACGGCCTGGTCAGCCGGACCGTCACCCCGACCGTGCCGGTCACCGTCACCTACGAGGCGACCGAGCTGGGGCTCTCGCTGCACACGATGGTGCGCGGGATGAAGAGCTGGGCCGAGACCCACATGGACGACGTCCTGGCCGCCCGCGCCGAGCACGACGCACGCGACCTGCCGGGGAGTGCTCCCTGA
- a CDS encoding glycosyltransferase family 4 protein, giving the protein MAELTGRTVTEVLATSTGGVGTHLRALLPALVAAGADVRVCGPRATEELFGFTATGAAFTEVGISAGLAPAADLRAVRALRRAAGGSDLVHAHGLRAGLVAALARRRPLVLTLHNPVPPGGGLRRRVLDAAERATVRAADVVLAASADLAANAVRLGARDVRVAPVSAPPLPAPTRSRAQVRAELGLDDARPLVLAVGRLHPQKGYDVLLDALAAGVAGDPLVAVAGDGPLHDALAARVTAGALPVTLLGRRTDVADLLAAADAVMLPSVWEARSLTAQEALRAGVPLVATAVGGIPDLVGDAAVLVPAGDAAALAGALGGLLTDPARRAALAAAGRRQAAGWPDEAATAAQLVALYRELLAGR; this is encoded by the coding sequence ATGGCTGAGCTGACCGGCCGGACCGTCACCGAGGTGCTGGCCACCAGCACCGGCGGGGTCGGCACCCACCTGCGCGCGCTGCTGCCTGCGCTCGTCGCCGCCGGCGCCGACGTGCGGGTGTGCGGGCCGCGCGCCACCGAGGAGCTGTTCGGGTTCACCGCCACCGGCGCGGCGTTCACCGAGGTCGGCATCTCCGCCGGGCTGGCGCCGGCGGCGGACCTGCGCGCCGTGCGGGCGCTGCGCCGGGCGGCCGGGGGCAGCGACCTGGTGCACGCCCACGGGCTGCGGGCCGGACTGGTGGCGGCGCTGGCCCGGCGCCGTCCCCTCGTGCTGACCCTGCACAACCCCGTGCCCCCCGGCGGGGGCCTCCGCCGGCGGGTGCTCGACGCGGCCGAGCGGGCCACCGTCCGGGCCGCCGACGTGGTGCTGGCCGCCTCGGCCGACCTCGCCGCGAACGCCGTCCGGCTCGGTGCCCGGGACGTCCGGGTGGCCCCGGTGTCCGCACCCCCGCTGCCCGCACCCACCCGCTCGCGGGCGCAGGTGCGCGCCGAGCTCGGCCTGGACGACGCCCGGCCGCTGGTGCTGGCCGTGGGGCGGCTGCACCCGCAGAAGGGCTACGACGTGCTGCTGGACGCCCTGGCCGCGGGGGTGGCCGGCGACCCGCTGGTCGCCGTCGCCGGTGACGGGCCGCTGCACGACGCGCTCGCCGCACGCGTCACCGCCGGGGCGCTGCCGGTGACCCTGCTGGGCCGCCGCACCGACGTCGCCGACCTGCTCGCCGCCGCCGACGCCGTCATGCTCCCCTCGGTCTGGGAGGCGCGCTCGCTCACCGCGCAGGAGGCGCTGCGGGCCGGCGTCCCGCTCGTCGCGACCGCCGTCGGCGGCATCCCGGACCTGGTCGGGGACGCCGCCGTCCTCGTCCCGGCCGGGGACGCCGCGGCGCTGGCGGGCGCGCTGGGCGGGCTGCTCACCGACCCGGCGAGGCGTGCGGCGCTGGCGGCGGCCGGGCGGCGGCAGGCCGCGGGCTGGCCGGACGAGGCGGCGACGGCAGCACAGCTGGTCGCGCTGTACCGGGAGCTCCTGGCGGGGAGGTGA
- a CDS encoding ParA family protein, with amino-acid sequence MGAPAGRVDPARARQRKLPEPRRLTSHGPAQIIAMCNQKGGVGKTTSTINLGAALAEHGRKVLLVDLDPQGALSVGLGIPSQALDRTIYNALMEPATTLADVRVATGIPGLDLVPSNIDLSAAEVQLVSEVAREQTLLRVLAPIRAEYDYVLIDCQPSLGLLTVNALTAAQGVIIPLECEFFSLRGVALLVDTIDKVKERLNPSLEISGILATMYDTRTVHCREVFSRVVEAFGDTVFQTVISRTVRFPETTVAGQPITQWAPTSGGAAAYRDLAKEVLAL; translated from the coding sequence ATGGGTGCCCCGGCCGGACGGGTCGACCCGGCCCGCGCCCGGCAGCGCAAGCTGCCCGAGCCGCGGCGCCTGACCTCGCACGGGCCGGCCCAGATCATCGCCATGTGCAACCAGAAGGGCGGGGTCGGCAAGACGACCTCGACCATCAACCTGGGTGCCGCGCTGGCCGAGCACGGCCGCAAGGTGCTGCTGGTCGACCTGGACCCGCAGGGTGCGCTGTCGGTCGGCCTCGGCATCCCCTCGCAGGCCCTGGACCGCACCATCTACAACGCGCTGATGGAGCCGGCCACCACCCTGGCCGACGTCCGGGTCGCCACCGGCATCCCCGGCCTGGACCTGGTGCCCAGCAACATCGACCTCTCCGCCGCCGAGGTGCAGCTGGTCAGCGAGGTCGCCCGTGAGCAGACGCTGCTGCGGGTGCTGGCGCCCATCCGGGCCGAGTACGACTACGTGCTCATCGACTGCCAGCCCTCCCTCGGGCTGCTGACGGTCAACGCGCTCACCGCCGCCCAGGGCGTGATCATCCCGCTGGAGTGCGAGTTCTTCTCCCTCCGCGGCGTCGCCCTCCTCGTCGACACGATCGACAAGGTCAAGGAGCGGCTCAACCCGTCGCTGGAGATCTCCGGCATCCTCGCCACCATGTACGACACGCGGACCGTGCACTGCCGCGAGGTGTTCAGCCGGGTCGTCGAGGCCTTCGGCGACACCGTGTTCCAGACCGTCATCTCCCGCACGGTGCGCTTCCCGGAGACCACCGTCGCCGGCCAGCCGATCACCCAGTGGGCCCCGACGTCCGGTGGCGCTGCTGCCTACCGCGACCTGGCCAAGGAGGTCCTGGCCCTGTGA
- a CDS encoding oxidoreductase codes for MTISNTTLPGGTWTLGDRTVSRVGYGAMQLAGPWVMGPPADRDGALAVLREAVELGLTHVDTSAAYGPHVTNRLIREALHPYPADLLVATKVGGDRDAQGGWPPAREPADVRRQVQENLDDLGLDALDLVHLRLGDAEGPVAGSIAAAFETLVELQQQGLVRHLGVSNATSEQVAEARSIAPVVSVQNMYNLAHRTDDALLDSLAAAGIAYVPFFPLGGFNPLQSAALSAVAARLGATPMSVALAWLLQRSPNVLLIPGTSSVAHLRENVAGAALQLSPADVAELDAIG; via the coding sequence GTGACCATCAGCAACACCACCCTCCCCGGCGGCACCTGGACGCTGGGCGACCGCACCGTCTCCCGCGTCGGCTACGGGGCCATGCAGCTCGCCGGGCCCTGGGTCATGGGCCCGCCGGCCGACCGGGACGGCGCCCTCGCCGTCCTCCGGGAGGCCGTCGAGCTCGGTCTCACCCACGTCGACACCAGCGCCGCCTACGGCCCGCACGTCACCAACCGGCTCATCCGCGAGGCGCTGCACCCCTACCCCGCCGACCTGCTCGTCGCGACCAAGGTCGGCGGTGACCGCGATGCCCAGGGCGGCTGGCCGCCGGCCCGGGAGCCGGCCGACGTCCGGCGGCAGGTGCAGGAGAACCTCGACGACCTCGGCCTGGACGCCCTGGACCTGGTGCACCTGCGCCTCGGGGACGCCGAGGGGCCGGTGGCCGGCTCGATCGCCGCGGCCTTCGAGACGCTGGTCGAGCTGCAGCAGCAGGGGCTGGTCCGCCACCTCGGCGTGAGCAACGCGACGAGCGAGCAGGTCGCCGAGGCGCGGTCGATCGCACCGGTCGTCAGCGTGCAGAACATGTACAACCTGGCGCACCGCACCGACGACGCACTCCTCGACTCCCTCGCCGCCGCGGGGATCGCCTACGTGCCGTTCTTCCCGCTCGGCGGGTTCAACCCCCTCCAGTCCGCCGCGCTCTCGGCGGTCGCCGCCCGGCTCGGGGCGACGCCGATGTCGGTCGCCCTGGCGTGGCTGCTGCAGCGCTCCCCGAACGTGCTGCTCATCCCCGGGACGTCGTCGGTGGCGCACCTGCGGGAGAACGTCGCCGGCGCCGCGCTGCAGCTGTCGCCCGCGGACGTCGCCGAGCTGGACGCGATCGGCTGA
- the xerD gene encoding site-specific tyrosine recombinase XerD translates to MAGGAVLTGATLTSATAPGPDVARTVTGFLDHLTVERGLSANTTSAYRRDLRRYAEFLAAAGVRGLGEVGESDVAAFLVALRTGDDDHPPLSATSAARAVVAVRGLHRFALLDGLISDDVAAEVRPPAPARRLPKAIPVEQVEALLEAAASVEGPRGLRDRALLELLYGTGARISEAVGLAVDDLSLTTDPTAASVRLAGKGGKERVVPVGSYAVRAVQDYLVRARPALAEKARGGVRGGALFLNARGGALSRQSAWTILREAAERAGIDAELSPHTLRHSFATHLLDGGADVRVVQELLGHASVTTTQVYTLVTVERLREVYATSHPRALR, encoded by the coding sequence GTGGCAGGAGGTGCTGTCCTGACAGGGGCCACCCTCACCAGCGCGACCGCGCCCGGTCCGGACGTCGCCCGCACGGTCACCGGCTTCCTCGACCACCTGACGGTCGAGCGGGGACTGTCGGCCAACACGACCAGCGCCTACCGCCGCGACCTGCGCCGCTACGCGGAGTTCCTCGCCGCGGCCGGGGTGCGCGGGCTCGGCGAGGTGGGGGAGTCCGACGTCGCGGCGTTCCTGGTGGCGCTGCGCACGGGTGACGACGACCACCCGCCGCTGTCGGCGACCTCGGCCGCCCGCGCGGTGGTCGCCGTCCGCGGGCTGCACCGCTTCGCCCTGCTCGACGGGCTGATCAGCGACGACGTCGCAGCCGAGGTGCGGCCCCCGGCACCGGCCCGGCGGCTGCCCAAGGCGATCCCGGTCGAGCAGGTCGAGGCGCTGCTGGAGGCCGCCGCGTCCGTCGAGGGCCCGCGCGGGCTGCGCGACCGGGCGCTGCTGGAGCTGCTGTACGGCACCGGCGCCCGCATCTCCGAGGCCGTCGGTCTCGCCGTCGACGACCTGTCGCTGACCACCGACCCGACCGCGGCGTCGGTGCGGCTGGCCGGCAAGGGCGGCAAGGAGCGCGTCGTGCCGGTGGGCAGCTACGCCGTCCGGGCGGTGCAGGACTACCTGGTGCGCGCCCGCCCGGCGCTGGCGGAGAAGGCCCGCGGTGGGGTGCGCGGGGGAGCGCTGTTCCTCAACGCCCGCGGCGGTGCGCTGTCCCGGCAGAGCGCCTGGACGATCCTGCGCGAGGCCGCCGAACGGGCCGGCATCGACGCCGAGCTCTCCCCGCACACGCTGCGGCACTCCTTCGCCACCCACCTGCTCGACGGCGGCGCCGACGTCCGCGTCGTGCAGGAGCTGCTCGGGCACGCCTCGGTGACCACCACGCAGGTCTACACGCTGGTCACGGTCGAGCGGCTGCGCGAGGTCTACGCCACCAGCCACCCCCGCGCGCTGCGCTGA
- a CDS encoding NUDIX hydrolase: MAHDYEVLGTETVYEGHVVTLRLDTVAMPGGGESVREVVRHGGAVGIVALDDQDRVVMIRQYRHPVAAHLWEVPAGLLDVDGEAPVDAARRELAEEVQLSAERWSLLTTHHPSPGFCDEKVLLYLAEGLSSVDRPEGFVVEHEEADMTVQRVPLAQAVQWVFDGTIRNSLAAIGVLAAAQVRATAPQLRPLDAV; encoded by the coding sequence ATGGCCCACGACTACGAGGTCCTGGGCACCGAGACGGTCTACGAGGGCCACGTCGTCACCCTGCGCCTGGACACCGTGGCGATGCCCGGTGGCGGGGAGAGCGTCCGCGAGGTCGTGCGCCACGGCGGGGCGGTCGGGATCGTCGCCCTCGACGACCAGGACCGCGTCGTGATGATCCGCCAGTACCGGCACCCGGTCGCGGCGCACCTGTGGGAGGTGCCGGCCGGCCTCCTGGACGTCGACGGCGAGGCGCCCGTCGACGCCGCCCGGCGCGAGCTGGCCGAGGAGGTGCAGCTGTCGGCCGAGCGCTGGTCGCTGCTGACCACCCACCACCCCTCGCCGGGCTTCTGCGACGAGAAGGTGCTGCTCTACCTGGCCGAGGGCCTGTCCTCGGTCGACCGGCCCGAGGGCTTCGTGGTCGAGCACGAGGAGGCGGACATGACCGTGCAGCGGGTGCCGCTCGCGCAGGCCGTGCAGTGGGTCTTCGACGGCACGATCCGCAACTCCCTGGCCGCGATCGGGGTGCTCGCCGCCGCCCAGGTGCGCGCCACCGCCCCGCAGCTCCGCCCGCTCGACGCGGTCTGA
- a CDS encoding dihydrofolate reductase family protein produces MTRTVYYTATSLDGFIATADHSLDWLLSRENDPAGPMGYDGFIAGVGAVAMGASTYRWVRENDPGWVPERPTWVFTHGQPDLVPGADLRVTAEDVAVVHAAMVAAAGDRDVWVVGGGDLAGQFADRGLLDEVVVSIAPVTLGGGAALLPRRVELAVQEVGRNGEFVAVRYSVVRAA; encoded by the coding sequence GTGACCCGCACCGTCTACTACACCGCCACGTCCCTCGACGGCTTCATCGCCACCGCCGACCACTCGCTGGACTGGCTGCTCAGCCGGGAGAACGACCCGGCCGGCCCGATGGGCTACGACGGCTTCATCGCCGGCGTGGGCGCGGTCGCCATGGGTGCCTCGACCTACCGCTGGGTGCGGGAGAACGACCCCGGTTGGGTGCCCGAGCGGCCCACCTGGGTGTTCACCCACGGGCAGCCGGACCTGGTGCCCGGGGCCGACCTGCGGGTCACCGCCGAGGACGTCGCCGTCGTGCACGCCGCGATGGTCGCGGCGGCGGGGGACCGGGACGTGTGGGTCGTCGGCGGTGGGGACCTGGCCGGCCAGTTCGCCGACCGGGGACTGCTGGACGAGGTCGTGGTGTCCATCGCCCCGGTGACCCTGGGCGGCGGGGCCGCGCTGCTGCCGCGGCGGGTGGAGCTGGCGGTGCAGGAGGTCGGTCGCAACGGCGAGTTCGTCGCCGTCCGGTACAGCGTCGTCCGGGCGGCCTGA
- a CDS encoding CTP synthase — MGRQAESGNRSLPNSQPTKFVFVTGGVVSSLGKGLTASSLGTLLSSRGLRVTMQKLDPYLNVDPGTMNPFQHGEVFVTEDGAETDLDIGHYERFLDTDLTGRANVTTGQVYSDVIARERRGEYLGDTVQVIPHITNEIKARMLAGADSAERVDVVITEIGGTVGDIESLPFLEAARQVRHEIGRDNCFFLHISLIPYIAPSGELKTKPTQHSVAQLRSIGIQPDAIVCRSDRPITEGLKRKISLMCDTDAEGVVSCPDAPSIYDIPRVLHREGLDAYVVRRLGLPFRDVDWTVWGDLLDRVHSPKQTVTVALVGKYIDLPDAYLSVTEALRAGGFAHRSRVQIRWVPSDECQTPEGAAAALAGVDGVCIPGGFGVRGIEGKLGAIQHARVNGIPTLGLCLGLQCMVIETARNLAGIPEANSTEFDPETPDAVISTMATQLDVVAGRGDMGGTMRLGSYPATLAKGSVAAAAYGATEITERHRHRYEVANAYRDRLTEAGLVFSGTSPDGTLVEFAELPADVHPFFVGTQAHPELKSRPTRPHPLFAAFVAAAASFQDAARLPVPDEEPVGI, encoded by the coding sequence GTGGGTCGACAGGCAGAATCCGGCAACCGTTCGCTCCCCAACTCCCAGCCGACGAAGTTCGTCTTCGTCACCGGCGGCGTCGTGTCGTCCCTGGGCAAGGGCCTGACCGCGAGCTCGCTGGGGACGCTGCTCTCCAGCCGTGGGCTGCGGGTCACCATGCAGAAGCTGGACCCGTACCTCAACGTGGACCCCGGCACGATGAACCCGTTCCAGCACGGCGAGGTCTTCGTGACCGAGGACGGCGCCGAGACCGACCTGGACATCGGGCACTACGAGCGCTTCCTGGACACCGACCTGACCGGGCGGGCCAATGTGACCACCGGCCAGGTCTACTCCGACGTGATCGCCCGGGAGCGGCGCGGGGAGTACCTCGGCGACACCGTGCAGGTCATCCCGCACATCACCAACGAGATCAAGGCCCGCATGCTGGCGGGTGCGGACTCCGCCGAGCGCGTCGACGTGGTGATCACCGAGATCGGCGGCACGGTCGGCGACATCGAGTCGCTGCCGTTCCTGGAGGCCGCCCGCCAGGTGCGCCACGAGATCGGCCGGGACAACTGCTTCTTCCTGCACATCTCGCTGATCCCCTACATCGCGCCGTCGGGGGAGCTGAAGACCAAGCCCACCCAGCACTCGGTGGCCCAGCTGCGCAGCATCGGCATCCAGCCCGACGCGATCGTCTGCCGCTCCGACCGGCCGATCACCGAGGGCCTCAAGCGCAAGATCAGCCTGATGTGCGACACCGACGCCGAGGGTGTCGTGTCCTGCCCCGACGCCCCCTCGATCTACGACATCCCGCGGGTGCTGCACCGGGAGGGCCTGGACGCCTACGTCGTCCGCCGCCTGGGCCTGCCCTTCCGGGACGTCGACTGGACGGTGTGGGGCGACCTGCTCGACCGCGTGCACTCCCCGAAGCAGACCGTCACCGTGGCCCTGGTCGGCAAGTACATCGACCTGCCCGACGCCTACCTGTCGGTCACCGAGGCGCTGCGGGCCGGCGGGTTCGCCCACCGCTCCCGGGTGCAGATCCGCTGGGTGCCCTCCGACGAGTGCCAGACCCCCGAGGGCGCGGCGGCCGCGCTGGCCGGTGTCGACGGCGTCTGCATCCCCGGCGGGTTCGGCGTCCGCGGCATCGAGGGCAAGCTCGGCGCCATCCAGCACGCCCGGGTCAACGGCATCCCGACCCTGGGGCTGTGCCTGGGCCTGCAGTGCATGGTGATCGAGACCGCGCGCAACCTGGCCGGCATCCCCGAGGCCAACTCCACCGAGTTCGACCCCGAGACCCCCGACGCGGTCATCTCCACCATGGCCACCCAGCTCGACGTGGTCGCCGGGCGCGGCGACATGGGCGGCACGATGCGCCTGGGCAGCTACCCGGCGACGCTGGCCAAGGGCTCGGTCGCGGCCGCCGCCTACGGGGCCACGGAGATCACCGAGCGGCACCGGCACCGCTACGAGGTCGCCAACGCCTACCGCGACCGGCTCACCGAGGCCGGCCTGGTCTTCTCCGGCACCTCGCCCGACGGCACGCTGGTCGAGTTCGCCGAGCTGCCCGCCGACGTCCACCCGTTCTTCGTCGGCACCCAGGCCCACCCGGAGCTCAAGAGCCGCCCGACGCGGCCGCACCCGCTGTTCGCCGCCTTCGTCGCCGCCGCGGCGAGCTTCCAGGACGCCGCCCGGCTGCCGGTGCCCGACGAGGAGCCGGTGGGCATCTGA
- a CDS encoding ScpA family protein, translating into MTATAAVPEVGTGRFTVRLSNFEGPFDLLLQLIGRHKLDVTEIALSVVTDEFIAHLHDLSDELHLDQASEFLVVAATLLDLKAARLLPAADVEDPDDLDVLEARDLLFARLLQYRAYKQAAAFLRTREAEAARRYARDAGLEPRFAELLPEVLLGVTPEQFAALAFEALTPKPPPTVSVTHLHAPAVSVTEQLVIVRSRVAEAGTATFRSLSRDCAHTLEVVARFLALLELYRQQLVTFDQATPLGELHVHWTGPALVDGRLPDGLDLHVPDDLDTNPDLDGTPEDLS; encoded by the coding sequence ATGACGGCGACCGCGGCGGTGCCGGAGGTGGGCACGGGGCGGTTCACCGTCCGGCTCTCGAACTTCGAGGGGCCGTTCGACCTGCTGCTGCAGCTGATCGGCCGGCACAAGCTCGACGTCACCGAGATCGCGCTGTCGGTGGTCACCGACGAGTTCATCGCCCACCTGCACGACCTGTCCGACGAGCTGCACCTGGACCAGGCCAGCGAGTTCCTCGTCGTGGCCGCCACCCTGCTCGACCTCAAGGCCGCCCGGCTGCTGCCCGCCGCCGACGTCGAGGACCCCGACGACCTCGACGTCCTGGAGGCCCGCGACCTGCTGTTCGCCCGGCTGCTGCAGTACCGGGCCTACAAGCAGGCCGCCGCCTTCCTCCGCACCCGCGAGGCCGAGGCCGCCCGCCGGTACGCCCGCGACGCCGGCCTCGAGCCGCGGTTCGCCGAGCTGCTGCCCGAGGTGCTGCTCGGCGTCACGCCGGAGCAGTTCGCCGCGCTGGCCTTCGAGGCGCTCACGCCCAAGCCGCCGCCCACGGTCAGCGTCACCCACCTGCACGCCCCGGCGGTCAGCGTCACCGAGCAGCTGGTCATCGTCCGCAGCCGGGTCGCCGAGGCCGGGACGGCGACCTTCCGGTCGCTGAGCCGCGACTGCGCGCACACCCTCGAGGTCGTCGCCCGGTTCCTCGCGCTGCTGGAGCTCTACCGCCAGCAGCTGGTGACCTTCGACCAGGCGACGCCGCTGGGGGAGCTGCACGTGCACTGGACCGGCCCGGCCCTCGTCGACGGCCGGCTGCCGGACGGTCTGGACCTGCACGTGCCCGACGACCTGGACACGAACCCGGACCTGGACGGGACGCCGGAGGACCTGTCGTGA
- the ald gene encoding alanine dehydrogenase — translation MRVGVAREVKNREYRVALTPSGVTELVAAGHEVLVEADAGAGSSIPDADYVAAGARIVPTADDVWGAADLLLKVKEPVAEEFGRLRAGQTLFTYLHLAAGRACTDALLAAGTTAIAYETVQTDGGALPLLAPMSEVAGRMAPQVGAHTLERASGGRGVLLGGVSGVHAAKVAVLGAGVSGMNAATIALGMQAQVTVLDRDLEKLRAADRLYRGHLQTVASNALEVERAVLEADLVIGAVLVAGAKAPVLVSDDLVAAMKPGSVLVDIAVDQGGCFQSTRPTTHDDPTFGVHDSVFYCVANMPGAVPHTSTYALTNVTLPYVMALANRGTAAALAADPALARGANVAAGHLVHAGVADAHALPSVPWQEVLS, via the coding sequence ATGCGGGTCGGGGTCGCCCGAGAGGTCAAGAACCGTGAGTACCGGGTCGCGCTGACCCCCTCCGGGGTCACCGAGCTGGTCGCCGCCGGCCACGAGGTGCTGGTCGAGGCCGACGCCGGCGCGGGGTCCTCCATCCCCGACGCCGACTACGTCGCCGCCGGTGCCCGGATCGTCCCGACCGCCGACGACGTGTGGGGCGCGGCCGACCTGCTGCTCAAGGTCAAGGAGCCGGTCGCCGAGGAGTTCGGCCGCCTGCGCGCCGGGCAGACGCTGTTCACCTACCTGCACCTGGCCGCCGGCCGCGCGTGCACCGACGCGCTGCTGGCCGCGGGCACCACCGCCATCGCCTACGAGACCGTGCAGACCGACGGCGGCGCGCTGCCGCTGCTCGCCCCGATGTCGGAGGTCGCCGGCCGGATGGCCCCGCAGGTGGGCGCCCACACGCTGGAGCGCGCCTCCGGTGGCCGCGGCGTCCTGCTCGGCGGGGTGTCGGGGGTGCACGCGGCCAAGGTCGCCGTCCTGGGTGCGGGGGTGTCGGGGATGAACGCGGCCACGATCGCCCTCGGCATGCAGGCCCAGGTGACCGTGCTCGACCGCGACCTGGAGAAGCTGCGCGCGGCCGACCGGCTCTACCGCGGCCACCTGCAGACCGTGGCGTCCAACGCCCTGGAGGTCGAGCGGGCCGTGCTGGAGGCCGACCTGGTGATCGGCGCCGTGCTCGTGGCCGGGGCCAAGGCGCCGGTGCTGGTGAGCGATGACCTGGTGGCGGCGATGAAGCCCGGTTCGGTGCTCGTCGACATCGCCGTCGACCAGGGCGGCTGCTTCCAGTCCACCCGGCCCACCACCCACGACGACCCGACGTTCGGCGTCCACGACTCGGTCTTCTACTGCGTGGCCAACATGCCCGGCGCCGTGCCGCACACCTCGACCTACGCCCTCACCAACGTCACGCTGCCCTACGTGATGGCACTGGCCAACCGGGGCACCGCGGCCGCGCTGGCCGCCGACCCCGCCCTCGCCCGCGGCGCCAACGTCGCCGCCGGCCACCTGGTGCACGCCGGTGTGGCGGATGCGCACGCGCTGCCCTCGGTGCCGTGGCAGGAGGTGCTGTCCTGA
- the murJ gene encoding murein biosynthesis integral membrane protein MurJ — MTTTSRRALLQGAAGAALLISVLTVLSRLAGFGRTVVFTNTVGAGSTGDTYLAANTVPNIVFEVVAGGALASLVVPMLAGGIAAGDREQVRRTASALLGWTLLLLVPLAVAVALLARPIAAGLLGEDAGDPAQVDLAARLLLVFAPQVVLYGIGVVLTGVLQAHRRFAGPALAPLLSSVVVAAAYLLFAGTGGSRDVAGLTRPAELVLGVGTTLGVVALSLSLLGPLRGLRLGLRPALRFPVGVAHRVRRLALAGVVTLAGQQLVTVVAIRLANAGAPDGTQVVHVAAMTVFLLPWAALAVPLATSVYPALSERAAAGDEPGYRRALAPAAVLTVVTAAVAAAGLVAVAGPVARLFLASAPDAATAPALRAAVVAFAPGLVGYALVALLSRALYARGLWRAPTVCITAGWLVAVAADLVFAAVLPAADRALALGAGHSVGVTVAGASLLVVLVRVAGPGALTGVPRTGAAALLAALLAGAAGLATATALGADPVPRNVAAAVGTGVVSGGVVLVVAAAVLAATARRPLATAVRGLRAPEGADHG, encoded by the coding sequence GTGACCACCACCTCCCGGCGGGCCCTGCTGCAGGGTGCGGCCGGTGCGGCGCTGCTGATCTCGGTGCTCACCGTGCTGAGCCGGCTGGCCGGGTTCGGGCGCACCGTCGTGTTCACCAACACCGTCGGCGCCGGCAGCACCGGCGACACGTACCTGGCCGCCAACACCGTCCCGAACATCGTCTTCGAGGTCGTCGCCGGCGGCGCCCTGGCCAGCCTGGTCGTGCCGATGCTGGCCGGCGGGATCGCCGCCGGGGACCGCGAGCAGGTGCGCCGCACCGCCTCGGCGCTGCTGGGCTGGACCCTGCTGCTGCTCGTCCCGCTCGCGGTGGCCGTCGCCCTGCTCGCCCGGCCGATCGCAGCCGGGCTGCTCGGGGAGGACGCCGGGGACCCCGCCCAGGTCGACCTGGCGGCCCGGCTGCTGCTGGTGTTCGCCCCGCAGGTGGTGCTCTACGGCATCGGCGTGGTGCTCACCGGCGTGCTGCAGGCCCACCGCCGGTTCGCCGGGCCGGCGCTGGCCCCGCTGCTGTCCTCGGTCGTCGTCGCGGCGGCCTACCTGCTGTTCGCCGGCACCGGCGGGAGCCGCGACGTCGCCGGGCTGACCCGCCCCGCCGAACTGGTGCTGGGCGTGGGGACGACGCTGGGCGTGGTCGCGCTGAGCCTGTCGCTGCTCGGGCCGCTGCGCGGGCTGCGGCTGGGTCTGCGCCCGGCGCTGCGGTTCCCGGTGGGCGTGGCACACCGGGTCCGCCGGCTCGCGCTGGCCGGGGTGGTGACCCTGGCCGGCCAGCAGCTGGTCACGGTGGTGGCGATCCGGCTGGCCAACGCCGGCGCCCCCGACGGCACCCAGGTCGTGCACGTCGCGGCGATGACGGTCTTCCTGCTGCCGTGGGCGGCGCTGGCGGTGCCACTGGCGACGTCGGTCTACCCGGCGCTGAGCGAGCGGGCCGCGGCCGGCGACGAGCCCGGCTACCGGCGCGCGCTGGCCCCGGCCGCCGTGCTCACCGTGGTCACCGCCGCGGTCGCCGCCGCCGGCCTGGTCGCGGTCGCCGGGCCGGTCGCCCGGTTGTTCCTCGCCTCGGCTCCCGACGCGGCCACCGCCCCGGCGCTGCGGGCCGCGGTCGTCGCGTTCGCCCCCGGCCTGGTCGGCTACGCGCTGGTCGCGCTGCTGTCACGGGCGCTGTACGCCCGCGGCCTGTGGCGGGCGCCGACGGTCTGCATCACCGCGGGCTGGCTGGTCGCGGTCGCCGCGGACCTGGTGTTCGCCGCCGTCCTGCCGGCCGCGGACCGGGCGCTCGCACTCGGCGCCGGGCACAGCGTGGGGGTGACCGTGGCCGGGGCGTCGCTGCTGGTGGTCCTCGTCCGGGTCGCCGGGCCGGGCGCGCTGACCGGCGTCCCGCGCACCGGGGCGGCCGCCCTGCTCGCCGCGCTGCTCGCCGGTGCCGCCGGCCTGGCGACCGCCACCGCGCTCGGCGCCGACCCGGTGCCCCGGAACGTGGCGGCCGCCGTCGGCACCGGTGTGGTGAGCGGGGGAGTCGTGCTGGTCGTCGCGGCCGCGGTCCTGGCGGCCACCGCCCGCCGGCCGTTGGCCACAGCCGTGCGCGGCCTGCGCGCACCGGAGGGAGCAGACCATGGCTGA